A genomic window from Bacillus mesophilus includes:
- the sigI gene encoding RNA polymerase sigma factor SigI, with protein sequence MKPMLSLLFNLRRKQTLEDKVLDIQNGSTYLKEELISDYKPFIAKTVSKVCKRYISETDDEFSIGLIAFNESIEKYSPERGSSLLSFAELIIKRRVIDFIRKESRQQNVKLDLQQGDDEQVQNKYEVDASVESYHLKLEEEHRRDEILHYQTVLKQFDLSFQDLVENSPKHTDARENAMLVAKEVVQNPEFKRILFEKKRLPMKDLEKEVAVSRKTIERNRKYIIAVSILMASDYLYLKEYVKGVMDN encoded by the coding sequence GTGAAGCCTATGCTGAGTTTACTCTTTAACTTGAGAAGGAAGCAAACCTTAGAAGATAAGGTGTTAGATATACAAAATGGGAGCACCTATCTGAAAGAAGAACTAATTAGTGATTATAAACCTTTCATTGCGAAGACTGTTTCAAAAGTGTGTAAGAGGTACATTAGTGAAACAGATGATGAATTCAGTATTGGTTTAATTGCCTTTAATGAATCTATAGAAAAGTATTCTCCAGAAAGAGGTAGCTCACTACTTTCGTTTGCTGAATTAATTATAAAAAGACGTGTAATTGACTTCATTCGTAAAGAAAGTAGACAACAAAATGTTAAACTGGATTTGCAGCAAGGTGATGATGAGCAAGTCCAAAATAAGTATGAAGTTGATGCATCTGTAGAGAGCTATCATTTAAAGCTTGAAGAAGAACATAGAAGAGACGAGATTCTCCATTATCAAACTGTTTTAAAGCAATTTGATCTGTCTTTTCAGGATTTAGTTGAAAACTCGCCAAAGCATACGGATGCAAGAGAAAACGCAATGCTAGTAGCAAAAGAGGTAGTCCAGAACCCAGAATTTAAAAGAATACTATTTGAGAAAAAGAGGCTTCCAATGAAGGACTTAGAAAAGGAAGTTGCAGTAAGTCGTAAAACAATTGAACGAAATAGGAAGTATATTATTGCAGTAAGTATTTTAATGGCTAGCGATTATTTATATTTAAAAGAGTATGTAAAAGGGGTGATGGACAATTGA
- a CDS encoding DedA family protein — protein MEEWIISFVEFLKQFGYLGIMIALTFEFVPAEIVLPLAGYWVFEGDMSYWLVVLAGTIGGTFGPLTLYALGRYGGRPFLVKYGKYMFIKEAQINKADAFFMKYGAIVAFTGRFVPGVRTLISIPCGMAKMNVWVFSIYTFIAMFPITALYVYLGVQLGPRWKDVGGLADQYLLPTAIILVVLIVLYVMWNKRAVIFKRTTK, from the coding sequence ATGGAAGAGTGGATTATATCGTTTGTAGAGTTTCTTAAACAGTTTGGATATTTAGGAATCATGATTGCCTTAACCTTTGAATTTGTACCGGCTGAGATTGTATTGCCGCTAGCGGGATATTGGGTGTTTGAAGGCGATATGTCGTACTGGTTGGTTGTGTTAGCAGGAACCATTGGTGGGACATTTGGTCCATTGACGTTATATGCATTAGGAAGATATGGTGGTAGACCGTTCCTAGTGAAGTATGGTAAATACATGTTTATCAAAGAAGCACAAATTAATAAAGCAGATGCGTTTTTTATGAAATATGGAGCAATTGTTGCCTTTACAGGTCGTTTTGTTCCAGGTGTGCGAACACTAATATCAATTCCATGTGGAATGGCCAAAATGAATGTTTGGGTGTTCAGTATTTATACGTTCATAGCCATGTTTCCAATTACAGCTTTATATGTTTATTTAGGAGTACAGTTAGGACCACGCTGGAAGGACGTAGGTGGACTTGCAGATCAATACCTACTGCCGACAGCAATTATTTTAGTCGTACTAATTGTCCTATATGTCATGTGGAATAAAAGAGCTGTTATCTTCAAACGTACTACAAAATAA
- a CDS encoding Ku protein: MHTMWKGSISFGLVNIPIKLFSATEDKDIKLRTLHKECHTPIKYEKVCPNCEKEVGTDDLVKGYEYVKGKFVMITDEELASLKEEHEEKSVEIIDFVSLEEIDPIYFSRSYYMGPGENGNKAYALLREALQKSGKIGIAEITIRSKQQMAVVRVYRNTLVMETIHYPDEVRNVEEVPSVPENVDINPKELDTAIMLIDQLTTEFQPEKYKDDFREAVHGLIQEKINSNEGTTAKEAPRTNVVDLMSALQASIERTKNKSPAAPKPKAAPKKAVAEEKTGTEATSASPVEKKKTRTTRKKA, translated from the coding sequence ATGCATACAATGTGGAAAGGCTCCATTAGCTTCGGGCTTGTAAATATACCAATTAAGCTGTTTTCAGCTACTGAAGATAAGGACATAAAGTTACGTACACTTCACAAGGAATGCCATACGCCGATCAAATACGAGAAGGTTTGTCCAAATTGTGAAAAAGAAGTTGGGACAGATGATTTAGTTAAAGGCTATGAATACGTTAAGGGTAAATTTGTAATGATTACAGACGAAGAACTTGCCAGCCTTAAAGAAGAACATGAAGAAAAAAGTGTAGAAATTATAGACTTCGTTAGCCTAGAAGAAATTGACCCTATATACTTTAGTCGATCCTATTATATGGGTCCAGGTGAGAATGGAAATAAGGCATACGCTCTGTTGCGGGAGGCACTTCAAAAATCCGGTAAGATTGGAATAGCAGAAATTACGATTCGCTCCAAACAACAAATGGCCGTTGTGAGAGTATATCGAAACACCCTCGTCATGGAGACCATTCATTATCCAGATGAGGTAAGAAATGTGGAAGAAGTCCCAAGTGTTCCAGAAAACGTTGATATCAATCCGAAAGAGCTTGATACGGCTATTATGCTAATTGACCAATTAACAACGGAATTCCAACCAGAAAAGTACAAGGATGATTTCCGTGAAGCTGTCCATGGTCTTATTCAGGAAAAAATCAATAGTAATGAAGGTACAACAGCTAAAGAAGCACCTCGTACAAATGTAGTTGATTTAATGAGTGCCTTACAAGCAAGTATCGAGCGTACAAAGAATAAGTCGCCTGCTGCACCGAAGCCAAAGGCTGCTCCAAAAAAAGCTGTAGCTGAGGAAAAAACCGGCACAGAAGCTACTTCAGCCTCACCTGTTGAAAAGAAGAAAACGAGAACAACTAGGAAAAAAGCCTAA
- a CDS encoding D-glycero-alpha-D-manno-heptose-1,7-bisphosphate 7-phosphatase yields MKSGIFLDRDGVINEVLSKRVKFVNKPSDLYLLPKVGEAIKKLNDAGYPVFVVTNQGGVGLGFMTEKALKAIHKKLVEDLQAFGATVIEVVYCAHKPNEGCECRKPGSKMITDLAKKYEIDLKSSYMIGDRDVDIMAGKAAGARTILVGDENTDLADQRFEDLYDAAVWITEKE; encoded by the coding sequence TTGAAAAGTGGTATTTTTCTTGACCGCGATGGAGTTATAAACGAGGTTTTATCTAAAAGAGTGAAATTTGTAAATAAACCCAGTGATCTTTATTTATTGCCTAAAGTAGGAGAAGCAATCAAAAAATTGAATGATGCTGGTTATCCAGTTTTTGTCGTCACCAATCAAGGTGGAGTAGGGCTAGGCTTTATGACAGAAAAGGCATTAAAGGCCATTCATAAAAAATTAGTAGAAGATTTACAAGCGTTTGGTGCAACTGTTATTGAGGTTGTATATTGTGCTCATAAACCAAACGAAGGCTGTGAGTGTAGAAAACCAGGCTCCAAAATGATTACAGACTTAGCAAAAAAATATGAAATCGATTTAAAATCAAGTTATATGATTGGTGACCGTGATGTTGACATCATGGCAGGTAAAGCCGCTGGCGCAAGAACCATTTTGGTTGGAGATGAAAACACTGATTTAGCTGACCAACGGTTTGAGGACTTATATGATGCGGCAGTATGGATTACAGAAAAGGAGTGA
- a CDS encoding DNA ligase D, whose amino-acid sequence MNKIPKPMLPTLTTEFPKGNEWAYEIKYDGFRAMFYIDEHNFHLISRNGLSLTEQFPEAEEAAVFARDIWKNELPILFDGELCILESSHKANFEDIQLRGRLKTKDKIIAQMNRKKAHYCVFDLLILKNKQISQLPYQERKNELRRLFEDGELPTEVQPHSSVFFQYIKEYTDKEEVWKLAERFDAEGVIVKLVTSKWEEGKRTTQWYKIKNWKEGSFFVLAYEKKNGFFHLGILRNQEVFSAGLVSHGFSSEERDALIQVIKANKKSENQDIIFVEPSICMDILFLELYKDQVRQPSFKQFRFDLKWEDCTWEKLQQSIHPIPEEITITHPDKPLWPKKNIDKQTYIIYLRSIAPYLLPFLENRLLTVIRYPHGMLGDPFYQKNCPDYAPEFIQTSRSEGINYIVCNNIETLMWLGNQLAFEFHIPFQTIHSNGPSEIVFDLDPPSRDYFFLAVKAALMMKEVFDGLKLQTFVKTSGNKGLQIYVPLPENTFSYDETRKFTEFIAHYLITKDPDHFTIERLKKNRGTKLYVDYIQHAEGKTIISPYSARGNEDGLVATPLYWDEVTEELTPELFPVDKMVDRIKQVGDPFQDFFKAKDTQPFQDILEFLTRAP is encoded by the coding sequence ATGAACAAGATCCCAAAACCTATGTTGCCCACATTAACGACAGAATTCCCAAAAGGTAATGAATGGGCATATGAAATAAAATATGATGGATTTAGAGCGATGTTTTATATAGATGAGCATAATTTCCATCTGATCAGTAGAAATGGACTGTCTTTAACAGAGCAATTTCCAGAAGCAGAAGAAGCTGCTGTTTTCGCAAGGGATATTTGGAAGAATGAGCTCCCTATCCTTTTTGATGGTGAACTTTGTATTTTAGAGTCGTCCCATAAAGCCAATTTTGAAGACATTCAACTAAGAGGTAGACTTAAAACGAAGGATAAAATTATAGCTCAGATGAATAGGAAAAAAGCACATTATTGTGTGTTTGATTTACTCATCTTAAAAAACAAACAGATTAGTCAGTTACCCTATCAAGAAAGAAAGAATGAACTTCGAAGACTGTTTGAGGACGGTGAATTACCTACTGAGGTACAGCCGCATTCTTCTGTTTTTTTTCAATATATAAAGGAATATACAGATAAAGAAGAAGTATGGAAATTAGCTGAACGTTTTGATGCAGAAGGTGTAATTGTAAAGCTGGTAACTAGTAAGTGGGAGGAAGGAAAACGAACCACTCAGTGGTATAAGATTAAAAATTGGAAGGAAGGTTCCTTTTTTGTTTTAGCTTATGAAAAGAAGAATGGCTTCTTTCATTTAGGAATCTTGCGGAATCAGGAGGTCTTTTCTGCTGGTTTAGTGTCTCATGGCTTTTCATCAGAAGAACGTGATGCACTTATACAGGTGATCAAAGCAAATAAAAAAAGTGAAAACCAAGATATTATATTTGTAGAACCTAGTATATGTATGGATATTCTTTTTCTTGAGCTTTACAAGGATCAGGTGAGACAGCCTTCGTTTAAACAGTTTCGATTTGATTTGAAATGGGAGGATTGTACTTGGGAGAAGCTTCAGCAAAGCATCCATCCTATTCCGGAAGAAATTACAATTACTCATCCGGACAAACCCTTATGGCCTAAAAAGAACATCGACAAACAAACGTATATCATATACTTACGTAGCATCGCACCCTACCTTTTGCCGTTTCTTGAAAATCGGCTATTAACGGTCATTCGATATCCACATGGAATGCTAGGTGATCCCTTTTATCAAAAAAATTGTCCTGATTATGCACCTGAATTTATTCAAACATCAAGATCAGAAGGAATTAATTATATTGTTTGCAATAATATCGAAACCCTCATGTGGCTTGGTAATCAACTTGCCTTTGAGTTTCATATCCCGTTTCAAACGATACACTCTAACGGTCCATCTGAGATTGTGTTTGATTTAGATCCACCTTCACGTGACTACTTTTTCTTAGCAGTAAAGGCAGCTTTAATGATGAAAGAAGTATTTGATGGGTTGAAGCTACAAACCTTTGTTAAGACTTCAGGCAACAAAGGTTTACAGATATATGTTCCACTTCCTGAAAATACGTTTTCATATGATGAGACAAGGAAATTCACGGAGTTTATTGCTCATTACTTAATTACAAAGGATCCTGATCACTTTACTATAGAGAGATTAAAGAAAAATCGAGGCACTAAACTTTACGTAGACTATATACAACATGCGGAAGGAAAAACTATTATCTCACCATACTCTGCAAGAGGTAATGAGGATGGCTTAGTCGCCACTCCACTTTACTGGGATGAAGTAACAGAAGAGTTAACACCTGAACTATTCCCGGTTGATAAAATGGTAGACAGAATTAAACAGGTTGGCGATCCTTTTCAAGATTTTTTTAAAGCAAAGGACACTCAACCCTTTCAGGATATATTGGAATTTCTAACTCGGGCGCCCTAG
- a CDS encoding GNAT family N-acetyltransferase → MYELKSSQFEVINRHFPYLWDKTVIQGVLEANNRGRIFIDQMEQPKAALIWAVHEMYYFVGEPTSDFISSIESFLEEHIFPEAIKTGDDHFNLELYPFENWNSHIPSIFNKYIVNEGKRVPFTFSKEDFQNYINESTLKSKELSTYQFEIVTKDKILGDSSHILKTEIEKFWPSVDHFLSKGIGICVTSGKEIVGTCLSVYAYQNHYEIGINTYKTSHRGKGIATEMAKRFIMESLERGYIPHWTTESFRVDSIKVALKLGFTKHNHYTVYHFPLKE, encoded by the coding sequence ATGTATGAACTAAAATCAAGTCAGTTTGAGGTGATTAATAGACACTTCCCATATTTATGGGATAAAACCGTGATACAAGGGGTGCTAGAGGCCAACAATCGCGGCAGGATTTTTATTGATCAAATGGAACAACCGAAAGCGGCGTTAATTTGGGCTGTACATGAAATGTATTATTTTGTTGGTGAGCCAACCAGCGATTTTATTTCAAGCATTGAATCGTTTCTGGAAGAACACATTTTCCCAGAGGCAATTAAAACTGGTGATGACCACTTTAATTTAGAATTATATCCGTTTGAGAATTGGAACTCACACATTCCTTCAATTTTTAACAAGTATATAGTTAATGAAGGGAAGCGCGTGCCCTTTACATTTAGTAAAGAGGATTTTCAGAATTATATAAACGAGTCAACATTAAAATCAAAGGAACTCTCTACATATCAATTTGAGATAGTCACGAAAGACAAAATTCTAGGTGATTCATCACATATATTAAAAACAGAGATAGAAAAGTTTTGGCCGAGTGTAGATCACTTCCTTTCAAAAGGGATAGGGATATGTGTGACATCTGGTAAAGAAATAGTCGGAACTTGCCTATCAGTTTACGCTTATCAAAACCACTATGAGATTGGAATTAACACATATAAAACCTCTCACCGTGGAAAAGGGATTGCCACAGAGATGGCGAAAAGATTTATCATGGAATCCTTAGAAAGAGGCTATATTCCTCATTGGACGACAGAATCGTTTCGTGTTGATTCAATAAAAGTTGCTTTAAAGTTAGGCTTCACAAAGCACAATCACTACACCGTTTACCACTTTCCGTTAAAGGAGTGA
- a CDS encoding DMT family transporter, with translation MNIRLIAMIAGFLVTLLWSSSYFLNVLAFGEGIGPLTLAGLRYSVAVLFLFMINNRLKHKTSLNNKLSVKQLVLLGITGYTMGQGLQYAGQFFLTPTQTSLLLNIGNTTLVAVIASLAIKEKIKRITWFGMVGVIVGAGSYYYPWEFGLQNLAGIIFVLLSSVGYAIHLTWTRHLIKNKNIHPQELVMKPMLIGAITMLIIGIIIEGPPIFSWKIIFIVLFLGIINGSLAFTLWTWSQKHLEAFESSIINNLMLIEIALFELLLLNRDFTLLQTVGLFIVFITVLIVQAIPSYKTHRSKLKHN, from the coding sequence TTGAACATTCGTTTGATTGCGATGATCGCGGGGTTTTTAGTTACATTATTATGGTCTTCTTCATACTTTTTAAATGTACTAGCATTTGGTGAAGGGATTGGCCCACTAACCTTGGCTGGATTGAGATACAGTGTGGCGGTGCTCTTCCTTTTCATGATTAATAATAGACTGAAACATAAAACCTCATTAAATAATAAATTGTCAGTCAAACAGCTAGTTTTACTAGGAATAACAGGTTACACAATGGGACAAGGGCTTCAATACGCAGGTCAGTTTTTTTTGACACCGACTCAAACCTCACTGCTATTAAATATCGGAAATACTACGTTGGTGGCAGTGATTGCCTCACTGGCGATAAAGGAGAAAATCAAGCGAATCACATGGTTCGGAATGGTTGGCGTAATAGTCGGAGCAGGAAGCTATTATTATCCCTGGGAGTTCGGTCTTCAAAATCTAGCTGGAATCATTTTCGTGCTGCTTTCGTCAGTAGGGTATGCTATACACCTGACTTGGACACGTCACTTAATAAAGAATAAGAACATTCATCCACAAGAATTAGTCATGAAACCTATGCTTATTGGGGCAATAACAATGCTAATAATAGGAATCATCATAGAGGGACCACCTATATTCTCCTGGAAAATAATCTTTATTGTGTTATTTCTTGGGATTATTAATGGTTCTCTTGCGTTTACACTGTGGACTTGGAGTCAAAAGCATTTAGAGGCTTTCGAGTCTAGCATCATAAACAATCTGATGCTAATTGAAATTGCCCTATTTGAACTACTTCTTCTAAATAGAGATTTTACACTACTTCAAACAGTCGGGCTATTCATCGTATTTATAACAGTTCTCATCGTTCAAGCAATACCAAGCTACAAAACACACCGATCAAAACTTAAGCATAATTAG
- a CDS encoding ABC transporter substrate-binding protein has translation MKIIEHYIALTEQFTVLEINKEFLVTRTELAEVLYCSERNVVHILKKMQEKGWIVWKSGRGRGVSSTITFRKDSKELFLETAITWIKKGETSKIFSFIEQLNHNQKQAYYSILPQAFGFHEISNETEKMDVLTFPYFRQLFSLHPAYVERQSERHMVSQCFDTLIEYNLSTNIFTPKLAHYWTFSLDFTEYTFYIRKGIYFHHGKELTTKDIAFTFNQLKESPMKWLIENLTNVIEVDLYTVKFQFLRPQYYWLNLLSSPKFSIIPDQYGGMTPEFFSFKPLGTGPYQIKERTNQQLTLETHPTYFSGRAHLDRIVMVFVPEIEHYVSQQNFHGELVTYFPFLSKQQAPKSFKELTRTDLSIKYLMWNDRSKTGNKNPQFKSLFSSILNKKKLVASLGGNRYVPTDYMSQIVFEETSLDPLDYNLEPITLTALTYNLVPNLEDLDWIQAQLKFNNISLNITILDYQDFIDVKFHKDVDLFYSEFVREENNLASLLNLFYCETSIVFNGLSQAKRKQLAELSRERDGIYKVEHLLLEENILLPLYSTSQVAYFHESIRGTSLSNVGLAPFKDLFFIR, from the coding sequence TTGAAAATTATTGAACACTATATAGCACTTACCGAACAATTCACTGTTTTAGAGATTAATAAGGAGTTCTTAGTTACTCGTACAGAGCTTGCAGAAGTTCTTTATTGTTCGGAGAGAAATGTTGTGCATATTTTGAAAAAAATGCAAGAAAAAGGGTGGATTGTTTGGAAAAGTGGACGTGGTAGAGGTGTTTCTTCAACTATTACCTTTAGAAAAGACTCAAAAGAATTGTTTTTAGAAACAGCAATCACATGGATAAAGAAAGGTGAAACATCAAAAATTTTCTCTTTTATTGAGCAGCTTAATCATAATCAGAAACAAGCATACTATTCCATTCTGCCACAGGCATTTGGTTTTCACGAGATTAGTAATGAAACTGAGAAAATGGATGTCTTAACATTTCCGTATTTCCGTCAGCTTTTTTCATTACATCCAGCTTATGTTGAACGTCAATCAGAGAGACATATGGTTTCACAATGCTTTGATACATTAATTGAGTATAATCTTAGCACTAACATTTTTACACCTAAGCTCGCTCATTATTGGACTTTTTCTCTGGATTTTACAGAATACACCTTTTACATAAGGAAAGGAATTTATTTTCATCACGGAAAAGAACTCACAACTAAAGACATAGCCTTTACGTTTAACCAACTTAAAGAAAGCCCCATGAAATGGTTGATAGAGAATCTAACTAATGTAATTGAGGTGGATTTATATACAGTCAAATTTCAGTTCTTACGTCCTCAATATTATTGGCTGAACCTGTTAAGTTCACCAAAGTTTTCAATTATTCCAGATCAATACGGTGGAATGACACCTGAATTTTTTAGTTTTAAGCCACTTGGAACCGGACCCTATCAAATCAAAGAGAGAACAAACCAACAGCTTACTTTAGAAACACATCCCACGTATTTCAGTGGTCGAGCTCACCTAGACAGAATTGTTATGGTCTTTGTTCCAGAGATTGAACACTATGTATCTCAACAGAACTTTCATGGGGAATTGGTTACTTACTTTCCCTTTTTAAGTAAACAACAGGCGCCAAAGTCTTTTAAGGAATTGACTAGAACAGATCTTTCAATTAAATACTTAATGTGGAATGACAGAAGTAAGACAGGAAACAAAAATCCACAGTTCAAAAGCTTGTTTAGCAGTATTTTAAATAAAAAGAAGTTGGTTGCTTCACTAGGTGGAAATCGCTATGTGCCTACTGACTACATGTCACAAATTGTTTTTGAAGAAACTAGTTTAGACCCATTAGATTATAATCTTGAACCAATAACTTTAACAGCTCTTACTTACAATCTTGTACCAAACCTTGAAGATTTAGATTGGATACAAGCACAGTTAAAGTTCAACAATATATCTTTGAACATTACAATCCTTGATTATCAGGACTTTATAGACGTGAAATTTCACAAGGATGTAGACCTCTTTTACTCAGAGTTTGTAAGAGAGGAGAATAATCTTGCTTCCCTATTAAACTTATTTTATTGTGAGACTAGTATCGTTTTTAATGGATTGTCACAGGCAAAGCGAAAACAGCTGGCAGAGTTATCACGTGAAAGAGATGGAATTTATAAGGTAGAGCATCTACTACTAGAAGAGAACATTTTACTTCCTCTTTACTCAACATCCCAAGTAGCTTATTTTCATGAGTCTATAAGAGGGACCTCGCTATCAAATGTAGGTTTAGCCCCTTTTAAGGATTTGTTTTTTATACGGTAA
- the recQ gene encoding DNA helicase RecQ, whose product MGECCILQAAEGMLKKYFGYDSFRSGQAEVIEKALNGSNSLVLMPTGGGKSVCYQIPALLMEGITIVISPLISLMKDQVDSLNLINIPATYINSSLTQTEVNERLYAAQNGEYKLIYVAPERFESPQFCSLLENLRVEMIAVDEAHCVSQWGHDFRPSYRTLSQVIQSLPTSPIILALTATATNEVVDDICNLLSIERENVTTTGFKRENLILSVEKGVDKLAFIKGYVSKNKAKPGIIYASTRKDVDKVHSVLAKQGYLVSKYHAGLNEEDRKKAQEAFLFDQTDIMVATNAFGMGINKSNVRYVIHYQLPRTIEAYYQEAGRAGRDGELSECILLFSPQDSHLQKFLIEQTLLNPELKQQEYKKLQAMVDFCHTEQCLQVNLLDYFNENEQYDNCQSCSNCKDGRERIDITKDAQIIFSCIKRMNERFGMTLVAQVLKGSKNKRVLEFGFQKLSTYGLLSKYAEKEISAMIQYLIAEGYLALSEGQYPVVSLTKESLPVLLGQVQIFKRGLTVPTKQRPESNSDLFDRLRELRKQIAQEESVPPFVIFSDRTLRELCEIKPVSMDEIIEVKGIGEQKRDKYGERFLLVIHQYMEDESKKIQAKESVENLEDQQPSHLVSYTLFQEGLSVKEISLQRERSLVTIQNHMIQAIEEGYEINWSDVLSDEEEKLIGEQIAKVGDEKLKPIKELLPDEIDYFKIKLALTKIKISEVEKASC is encoded by the coding sequence TTGGGGGAATGTTGTATCTTACAAGCTGCTGAGGGTATGTTGAAGAAGTATTTTGGCTATGATTCATTTCGGAGTGGACAAGCTGAAGTGATTGAAAAGGCGTTAAATGGCAGTAATTCTCTTGTGCTAATGCCGACAGGGGGAGGGAAATCGGTTTGTTATCAAATTCCTGCTTTATTAATGGAAGGAATCACCATTGTTATTTCTCCGTTAATTTCTTTAATGAAGGATCAGGTTGATAGCTTAAACTTGATTAATATTCCTGCTACGTACATTAATAGCTCTTTAACTCAAACAGAGGTCAATGAACGATTGTATGCTGCACAAAATGGTGAATATAAGTTAATTTATGTGGCACCAGAACGTTTTGAATCTCCTCAATTTTGCTCCTTATTAGAAAATCTCCGTGTGGAAATGATTGCTGTTGATGAGGCCCACTGTGTATCGCAATGGGGTCATGACTTCCGTCCAAGCTACCGAACGCTTTCTCAAGTCATTCAATCGTTACCTACAAGTCCTATTATTCTAGCATTAACTGCGACAGCCACAAACGAAGTGGTAGATGACATTTGTAATCTTCTTTCTATAGAACGTGAGAATGTCACTACAACAGGATTTAAACGGGAGAATCTAATACTGTCTGTTGAAAAAGGTGTAGATAAATTAGCGTTTATTAAAGGATATGTTTCGAAAAATAAAGCGAAGCCAGGCATTATATATGCCTCAACACGGAAAGATGTTGATAAAGTACACAGTGTTTTGGCTAAGCAAGGTTACTTAGTATCGAAATACCATGCTGGACTAAATGAAGAGGATCGAAAAAAGGCACAAGAAGCATTTTTATTCGATCAAACTGATATTATGGTTGCCACCAATGCGTTTGGAATGGGGATTAACAAGTCGAATGTCAGATATGTTATCCACTATCAATTACCTAGAACGATTGAAGCTTATTATCAGGAAGCGGGAAGAGCAGGAAGAGATGGGGAGCTGAGTGAATGTATCTTATTGTTTTCTCCACAAGATTCTCACCTGCAAAAGTTTTTAATTGAACAAACCTTGCTTAATCCAGAGTTAAAGCAGCAGGAATATAAAAAGCTACAAGCAATGGTTGATTTTTGTCATACTGAACAATGTCTACAAGTCAATTTACTAGATTATTTTAACGAGAACGAGCAGTATGACAATTGTCAGAGCTGTTCAAATTGTAAGGATGGACGAGAAAGAATTGATATTACAAAAGATGCGCAAATCATCTTTTCATGTATTAAGAGAATGAATGAGCGATTTGGCATGACTCTTGTTGCACAAGTTTTAAAAGGCTCGAAAAATAAGAGAGTGTTAGAATTTGGTTTTCAAAAGCTCTCAACATATGGTCTTCTTTCTAAATATGCTGAAAAAGAAATTAGTGCAATGATTCAGTATTTAATTGCGGAAGGATATTTAGCCTTATCAGAGGGGCAATATCCTGTTGTATCCTTGACCAAAGAGTCACTTCCAGTTTTACTTGGACAAGTCCAAATCTTCAAAAGAGGACTGACTGTTCCAACCAAACAACGCCCAGAAAGTAACAGTGATTTATTTGATAGGTTAAGAGAATTGCGTAAGCAAATTGCCCAAGAAGAGAGTGTACCACCATTTGTCATCTTCTCTGACCGAACTCTAAGAGAACTATGTGAGATAAAACCAGTGAGTATGGACGAGATTATTGAGGTAAAAGGAATTGGTGAACAAAAGCGTGACAAGTATGGTGAACGCTTTTTACTAGTGATTCATCAATACATGGAAGATGAAAGCAAAAAAATCCAAGCGAAGGAAAGTGTCGAGAATTTAGAAGACCAACAGCCAAGTCATTTAGTCTCGTACACCTTATTTCAAGAGGGATTGAGTGTAAAAGAAATATCCTTACAAAGAGAGAGGTCTCTAGTAACGATTCAAAATCATATGATTCAAGCAATCGAAGAAGGATACGAGATTAACTGGTCTGACGTTCTTAGCGACGAAGAGGAAAAGTTGATCGGAGAACAAATTGCAAAGGTTGGGGATGAGAAACTAAAGCCCATTAAGGAATTACTTCCAGATGAAATCGATTATTTTAAAATAAAACTGGCATTAACTAAAATAAAAATATCTGAAGTCGAAAAAGCCTCTTGCTAA